The following proteins are co-located in the Alcaligenes faecalis genome:
- a CDS encoding helix-turn-helix domain-containing protein, with translation MNSVPPNVIKHKVGLLDLATELVNVPRACRVIGLFRDTFYRY, from the coding sequence ATGAACAGCGTTCCTCCGAACGTGATCAAACACAAGGTAGGCCTGCTCGATCTCGCCACCGAACTGGTCAATGTGCCGCGCGCCTGCAGGGTGATCGGTTTATTCCGAGATACGTTTTACCGCTATTAG
- a CDS encoding ATP-dependent helicase, with translation MHWSTFAMPLRSSSTAYLLQAEELRDNDQQWAAYESERHCVVLAGPGSGKTKTLVLKLARILAEDVRAPRGVSCITYSQECARELTRRLGQLGLRESSRLFIGTIHGFCLRHLLMPYAHLANLGLPAPIKVATVEHCRQLYSRQGTRLFGVGHPYKQMDMDKHRRVHLDRATSAWREQEELAALAEAYEEALHREGLVDFDDLVIYGERLVSQHDWVLPLVRARFPVLAVDEYQDLGLGLHRIVKRLAFDGGVRLFAVGDADQSVYGFNGADGRLLHELANRDDVELVRLETNYRCADEIIRASERALGEARGYRAWDRDRAARIEMVECPEGLAEQAHRTVTEVIPAALAAKVGRQVGDIAILYRTADIGDLVAEAVIEAGLNFIRIDNAAPYRKCALTSWIEDCAAWCAGGWMEGKPLLRGLLERWLAFRYRRLSDAEARAERRRVTEFLWAHRQNGDGGNFVAALRSTLLDDVMVSEPSLADQAVQVGFMSTALRPGGVLQDLDMARLGGRDGSSNQLNLLTLHSAKGCEYDVVIMLGLDEGSFHWSNVQGDALRESQRLFYVGLTRARDEIYMLYSGWNENKRTGRRYYSGRLRFLNEL, from the coding sequence ATGCATTGGAGCACATTCGCGATGCCGTTGCGTAGCTCAAGCACCGCTTATCTCCTGCAGGCTGAGGAGCTGCGCGACAATGACCAACAATGGGCCGCTTACGAATCGGAACGGCATTGTGTTGTCCTCGCGGGACCGGGGAGCGGCAAGACCAAGACCCTGGTACTCAAACTAGCACGCATTCTGGCGGAAGATGTACGTGCGCCACGCGGCGTCAGCTGCATCACCTACAGCCAGGAATGTGCAAGAGAGTTGACCCGTCGCCTAGGGCAGCTCGGGTTGCGGGAATCGTCCCGTCTATTCATTGGTACAATTCACGGTTTTTGCCTTCGCCACTTGTTGATGCCGTACGCCCATCTGGCTAATCTCGGCCTTCCGGCGCCAATTAAGGTTGCTACTGTCGAACACTGCCGCCAACTGTACTCTCGACAGGGCACTCGACTCTTCGGTGTAGGCCATCCATATAAGCAAATGGACATGGACAAGCACCGCCGCGTCCACCTTGATCGAGCGACGTCTGCATGGCGTGAGCAAGAGGAGCTTGCCGCATTAGCTGAAGCCTACGAGGAAGCACTACACCGGGAGGGCTTGGTTGACTTTGATGACCTCGTCATCTACGGCGAGCGACTCGTGTCCCAGCATGACTGGGTACTTCCACTCGTGCGTGCGCGTTTTCCCGTGCTGGCAGTGGATGAATATCAGGATCTCGGTCTGGGTTTGCATCGCATCGTCAAGCGTTTGGCGTTCGATGGCGGTGTTCGCCTCTTTGCTGTGGGCGACGCCGACCAATCGGTGTACGGCTTCAACGGTGCCGACGGCAGGCTATTACACGAACTCGCCAATCGCGATGACGTGGAATTGGTCCGTTTGGAAACGAACTATCGATGTGCTGACGAGATTATTCGGGCGTCGGAGCGCGCACTGGGAGAAGCGCGAGGTTACCGGGCGTGGGATCGGGACCGTGCGGCCCGCATTGAAATGGTCGAGTGCCCAGAAGGTCTGGCCGAACAGGCACATCGCACTGTCACGGAAGTCATCCCCGCCGCACTGGCGGCGAAGGTGGGGCGTCAAGTCGGCGACATCGCCATTCTGTATCGGACGGCAGACATCGGCGATCTCGTGGCCGAAGCCGTCATCGAGGCGGGACTGAATTTTATTCGGATCGACAACGCGGCGCCGTATCGGAAATGCGCTCTTACTAGCTGGATCGAGGATTGTGCGGCCTGGTGCGCTGGTGGTTGGATGGAGGGAAAGCCTTTGTTACGTGGGCTTCTAGAGCGTTGGTTGGCGTTCCGGTACCGGCGGCTATCAGACGCAGAGGCGCGCGCCGAACGAAGACGGGTAACCGAGTTTCTTTGGGCGCATCGACAAAACGGAGATGGTGGAAATTTTGTCGCCGCACTGAGGTCAACACTACTTGATGACGTAATGGTATCCGAACCAAGCTTGGCGGATCAGGCTGTCCAGGTGGGATTCATGAGCACAGCTCTACGGCCGGGCGGCGTATTACAAGACCTCGATATGGCCCGCCTCGGCGGTCGCGACGGATCGTCCAACCAGTTGAACCTATTGACACTACACTCGGCCAAAGGGTGCGAATACGACGTTGTTATCATGCTTGGTCTGGATGAAGGTTCCTTCCATTGGAGCAACGTGCAGGGTGATGCATTGAGAGAGAGTCAACGGTTGTTTTACGTTGGGCTTACCCGCGCACGTGACGAAATCTACATGCTTTACTCCGGTTGGAATGAAAATAAACGAACCGGTCGCCGCTATTACTCTGGGCGGTTGCGCTTTCTAAACGAGCTTTAG
- a CDS encoding ATP-dependent endonuclease, whose translation METTESIVIVGENKAGKSNFIQALQLVLDPGLSERDRQLGLEQFWDGLGDNKLGATVEIAIELTDFDNDANLVASLADCLVDVGPPTVARLNYRFRPKASLAGTPPQSLADYEYVIFGGDDEDNAIGAMQRRQLPLDVQAALRDAEKDLSSWRRSPLRPLIEELTSDLDPEAREEIQQMVSEAQTDLADRDEVVITAERIGARLLAIVGNKHTVPIKLGLAPARVDALLRSLRILIDNGARGIGDASLGTANLIFLALKSLELDRLVVDGERDHTFFAIEEPEAHLHPHVQRLVYRYFLGESPGDDRPSNMTTILTTHSPHIASVAPIRSVVLLRYDPTSGATTATSTATAPLSDDDEDDLQRYIDVTRGELFFARGIIFVEGDAERFLIPAFAEALDIHLDILGISVCSVSGTNFAPYIKLVGPTGLSIPHVILTDLDPINDRPPLALKRLLKLLELAVTEDEWDELDEDEPWDLGEEYGYFVNESTLELELFQAGLGGSIRDVIESELSTSEQTREALAGWVDDPATLNNERLLKLIERIGKGRFAQALAGFATAGTCPAYIRHALEHIRDAVA comes from the coding sequence GTGGAAACCACCGAGAGCATTGTGATCGTGGGCGAGAACAAGGCGGGCAAAAGCAACTTCATCCAAGCACTGCAGTTAGTGCTCGACCCGGGTCTGTCCGAGCGGGATCGGCAACTAGGACTGGAGCAATTTTGGGACGGCCTTGGAGATAACAAACTGGGCGCCACCGTAGAAATTGCAATAGAACTAACGGATTTCGACAATGACGCCAACCTAGTCGCAAGCTTGGCCGATTGCCTCGTCGACGTTGGTCCACCGACCGTCGCTCGCCTCAACTATCGCTTTCGACCCAAAGCGAGCCTTGCCGGCACGCCACCCCAGAGTTTGGCTGACTACGAATATGTGATCTTTGGTGGCGATGATGAAGACAACGCCATCGGCGCGATGCAACGGCGACAGTTGCCGCTCGATGTGCAGGCTGCCCTGCGTGACGCGGAGAAGGACCTTTCCAGTTGGCGTCGGTCGCCGCTTCGACCGCTCATCGAGGAATTGACCTCCGACCTTGATCCGGAAGCGCGCGAAGAGATCCAACAGATGGTCAGCGAAGCGCAAACAGACCTAGCGGACCGCGACGAAGTCGTCATCACCGCAGAAAGGATCGGTGCACGCCTGCTGGCCATCGTCGGGAACAAGCACACCGTTCCCATCAAACTGGGGCTTGCACCTGCTCGCGTCGACGCTTTGTTGCGCAGCCTGCGCATCCTCATCGACAACGGGGCTAGAGGCATCGGTGATGCCAGCCTGGGCACTGCCAACCTGATTTTCCTCGCCCTGAAGAGTCTGGAACTCGATCGCCTCGTCGTCGACGGAGAGCGCGATCACACCTTCTTTGCCATTGAAGAACCCGAAGCACATCTTCACCCGCACGTTCAACGTTTGGTGTACCGGTACTTTCTTGGTGAATCACCTGGCGATGACAGGCCATCCAACATGACGACCATCCTGACAACGCATTCGCCCCACATCGCCAGCGTCGCACCGATCCGGTCCGTCGTACTGCTGCGCTACGATCCCACAAGCGGTGCAACGACAGCGACCTCTACGGCGACAGCACCTCTGAGCGATGACGATGAAGATGACCTGCAACGTTACATCGACGTCACACGAGGCGAACTATTCTTCGCCCGCGGCATCATCTTTGTCGAAGGGGACGCAGAGCGTTTCCTCATTCCGGCGTTCGCGGAAGCACTGGATATTCACCTAGACATCCTGGGCATCTCCGTGTGCTCCGTTAGCGGTACCAATTTCGCGCCTTACATCAAGCTGGTGGGGCCGACAGGCCTGAGTATCCCGCATGTGATACTCACCGACTTAGATCCCATCAACGATAGGCCCCCTTTGGCCCTCAAGCGACTGCTTAAACTACTCGAACTCGCTGTCACTGAGGATGAATGGGATGAGCTGGATGAAGACGAACCTTGGGATCTGGGCGAGGAGTATGGGTACTTTGTCAACGAAAGCACGCTTGAGCTCGAATTGTTTCAAGCTGGCCTTGGCGGTAGCATCCGGGATGTTATCGAGAGCGAGTTGTCGACAAGCGAGCAAACCCGTGAGGCTCTCGCCGGCTGGGTGGATGATCCAGCAACGCTCAACAACGAAAGATTGTTGAAATTGATTGAGCGCATCGGAAAGGGACGCTTTGCCCAAGCGCTTGCCGGTTTTGCTACGGCGGGCACTTGCCCTGCATATATTCGGCATGCATTGGAGCACATTCGCGATGCCGTTGCGTAG
- a CDS encoding DUF5677 domain-containing protein — protein MDNLVANFIDKRTLSSDMELNAPLHNAIYCLEKTDELVHQACIEHENELSGNVSWPCMNDMYRRNYEYCCGVASTFLLGQFPSSEALCRTAIEGAVNLHYVSLGDSMEKQIAYFKDHLKIERKQNKNWKESVQRSKHPQELKSHHLQRIAGKYAALDHYEYVLRESLALAGVNFDTVELPWPSTFDRFKEIDDEVGYRTVYAALCSQAHNDAEDVLNKIMLRAIGNVESMAEAQWVEQYNFSLYFLLMAIYYHIMATAMYIAKFQITADRLIEISNVVADSIVMVTKHGPQLVSEKIRIRENR, from the coding sequence GTGGACAATCTCGTTGCTAATTTTATAGACAAAAGAACACTATCATCAGACATGGAGCTTAATGCGCCTTTACACAATGCAATTTATTGCCTAGAAAAAACAGATGAATTAGTTCACCAAGCTTGCATTGAGCATGAAAATGAATTATCAGGAAATGTATCATGGCCTTGTATGAACGATATGTACAGAAGAAACTATGAGTATTGTTGTGGTGTTGCCAGTACTTTTCTTCTAGGCCAATTTCCATCAAGCGAAGCGCTATGTAGAACAGCTATAGAGGGGGCCGTAAACCTGCACTACGTAAGCTTAGGCGATTCCATGGAAAAGCAAATCGCCTATTTCAAGGATCACTTGAAGATAGAGCGGAAACAAAACAAAAACTGGAAAGAAAGTGTTCAGCGGTCAAAACATCCACAGGAATTAAAAAGCCATCACCTTCAGCGGATTGCAGGGAAATACGCCGCATTAGATCATTATGAGTATGTGCTTCGTGAGTCTCTTGCCTTGGCAGGAGTGAACTTCGATACGGTTGAGCTGCCTTGGCCGAGCACATTTGATCGATTCAAAGAAATAGACGACGAAGTTGGTTATCGTACGGTATACGCAGCCTTGTGTTCACAAGCACATAACGATGCCGAAGATGTGTTAAATAAGATTATGTTGCGCGCCATTGGAAATGTTGAAAGTATGGCAGAAGCACAATGGGTTGAGCAGTATAATTTCTCTCTCTATTTTTTGTTGATGGCCATCTATTACCACATTATGGCGACGGCGATGTATATAGCCAAATTCCAAATAACGGCAGATCGATTAATTGAAATTAGTAATGTAGTTGCTGACTCCATAGTTATGGTTACCAAACATGGACCTCAACTAGTTAGTGAAAAAATTCGAATCCGTGAAAACCGCTAA